From Tachysurus fulvidraco isolate hzauxx_2018 chromosome 10, HZAU_PFXX_2.0, whole genome shotgun sequence, one genomic window encodes:
- the LOC113648921 gene encoding uncharacterized protein LOC113648921 isoform X2, translating into MLLSQVYRSDCNMGAVLAVVVEVVVAGIAAAAEAATTEAVAALVEVGVESVVEAGEAAVTAAETAAETAAEAAAEGAAEAASETAAEVASSTAAEITAKILSYIPKLFKLIKEACAIDAIFRAAEEVLKLILYDPSVAEKYNKLHVAVNILETLNTKMNDIMKWLEDHKNDSVELEGIDVPLESGILAKFLQQLSVALGNMQRLSEDINKLNQNKEPIRDAQITTIYRSMIRIVSTFESLAQFKEEKQSKIAALASLPVSMKEAEEWKHELGSEDVPTLHLLHLSKFRYT; encoded by the exons ATGTTACTGAGTCAAGTTTATAG GTCAGACTGTAACATGGGAGCCGTCCTCGCCGTAGTCGTCGAGGTGGTCGTGGCAGGAATAGCTGCCGCAGCCGAAGCCGCCACTACGGAGGCTGTAGCCGCTTTGGTAGAAGTTGGGGTGGAGTCTGTGGTGGAGGCTGGAGAAGCTGCAGTCACTGCAGCAGAGACAGCAGCAGAAACCGCAGCAGAGGCAGCAGCCGAAGGTGCAGCAGAGGCAGCGAGTGAAACAGCAGCTGAGGTGGCATCCAGCACAGCAGCAGAAATCACAGCGAAGATTCTGTCCTACATCCCCAAACTTTTTAAACTCATTAAAGAAGCATGTGCAATCGACGCCATATTCAGAGCTGCAGAAGAAGTTTTAAAACTGATCTTATATGACCCTTCAGTTGCtgaaaaatacaacaaactGCACGTAGCTGTGAACATTTTAGAAACACTCAACACGAAGATGAATGACATCATGAAGTGGCTGGAGGACCATAAGAATGACTCTGTAGAACTGGAGGGAATTGATGTCCCCTTGGAGTCTGGCATCCTGGCCAAATTCTTGCAGCAACTCTCAGTG GCTCTGGGAAACATGCAGAGGCTCTCAGAAGACATCAACAAACTCAACCAGAACAAAGAACCAATCAGAGACGCCCAGATTACAACCATATATCGCAGCATGATCCGTATCGTGTCAACATTTGAGTCTCTCGCTCAGttcaaagaagaaaaacaaagcaaaatagCTGCATTggcatcacttcctgtcagcATGAAGGAAGCAGAGGAGTGGAAGCATGAGCTGGGTTCTGAGGATGTTCCGACTCTTCATCTCTTACATCTGTCTAAGTTTagatatacataa
- the LOC113648921 gene encoding uncharacterized protein LOC113648921 isoform X3, translating into MGAVLAVVVEVVVAGIAAAAEAATTEAVAALVEVGVESVVEAGEAAVTAAETAAETAAEAAAEGAAEAASETAAEVASSTAAEITAKILSYIPKLFKLIKEACAIDAIFRAAEEVLKLILYDPSVAEKYNKLHVAVNILETLNTKMNDIMKWLEDHKNDSVELEGIDVPLESGILAKFLQQLSVALGNMQRLSEDINKLNQNKEPIRDAQITTIYRSMIRIVSTFESLAQFKEEKQSKIAALASLPVSMKEAEEWKHELGSEDVPTLHLLHLSKFRYT; encoded by the exons ATGGGAGCCGTCCTCGCCGTAGTCGTCGAGGTGGTCGTGGCAGGAATAGCTGCCGCAGCCGAAGCCGCCACTACGGAGGCTGTAGCCGCTTTGGTAGAAGTTGGGGTGGAGTCTGTGGTGGAGGCTGGAGAAGCTGCAGTCACTGCAGCAGAGACAGCAGCAGAAACCGCAGCAGAGGCAGCAGCCGAAGGTGCAGCAGAGGCAGCGAGTGAAACAGCAGCTGAGGTGGCATCCAGCACAGCAGCAGAAATCACAGCGAAGATTCTGTCCTACATCCCCAAACTTTTTAAACTCATTAAAGAAGCATGTGCAATCGACGCCATATTCAGAGCTGCAGAAGAAGTTTTAAAACTGATCTTATATGACCCTTCAGTTGCtgaaaaatacaacaaactGCACGTAGCTGTGAACATTTTAGAAACACTCAACACGAAGATGAATGACATCATGAAGTGGCTGGAGGACCATAAGAATGACTCTGTAGAACTGGAGGGAATTGATGTCCCCTTGGAGTCTGGCATCCTGGCCAAATTCTTGCAGCAACTCTCAGTG GCTCTGGGAAACATGCAGAGGCTCTCAGAAGACATCAACAAACTCAACCAGAACAAAGAACCAATCAGAGACGCCCAGATTACAACCATATATCGCAGCATGATCCGTATCGTGTCAACATTTGAGTCTCTCGCTCAGttcaaagaagaaaaacaaagcaaaatagCTGCATTggcatcacttcctgtcagcATGAAGGAAGCAGAGGAGTGGAAGCATGAGCTGGGTTCTGAGGATGTTCCGACTCTTCATCTCTTACATCTGTCTAAGTTTagatatacataa
- the LOC113648921 gene encoding uncharacterized protein LOC113648921 isoform X1 produces the protein MSCVIKVLILKTHSSHTHTHTRLTHTAHTHTHTSEDKSGLETEIRLSDCNMGAVLAVVVEVVVAGIAAAAEAATTEAVAALVEVGVESVVEAGEAAVTAAETAAETAAEAAAEGAAEAASETAAEVASSTAAEITAKILSYIPKLFKLIKEACAIDAIFRAAEEVLKLILYDPSVAEKYNKLHVAVNILETLNTKMNDIMKWLEDHKNDSVELEGIDVPLESGILAKFLQQLSVALGNMQRLSEDINKLNQNKEPIRDAQITTIYRSMIRIVSTFESLAQFKEEKQSKIAALASLPVSMKEAEEWKHELGSEDVPTLHLLHLSKFRYT, from the exons ATGAGTTGTGTCATAAAAGTGCTGATCCTCaagacacacagctcacacacacacacacacacacggctcacacacacagctcacacacacacacacacctcggaGGACAAGAGCGGTTTGGAAACTGAGATCAGACT GTCAGACTGTAACATGGGAGCCGTCCTCGCCGTAGTCGTCGAGGTGGTCGTGGCAGGAATAGCTGCCGCAGCCGAAGCCGCCACTACGGAGGCTGTAGCCGCTTTGGTAGAAGTTGGGGTGGAGTCTGTGGTGGAGGCTGGAGAAGCTGCAGTCACTGCAGCAGAGACAGCAGCAGAAACCGCAGCAGAGGCAGCAGCCGAAGGTGCAGCAGAGGCAGCGAGTGAAACAGCAGCTGAGGTGGCATCCAGCACAGCAGCAGAAATCACAGCGAAGATTCTGTCCTACATCCCCAAACTTTTTAAACTCATTAAAGAAGCATGTGCAATCGACGCCATATTCAGAGCTGCAGAAGAAGTTTTAAAACTGATCTTATATGACCCTTCAGTTGCtgaaaaatacaacaaactGCACGTAGCTGTGAACATTTTAGAAACACTCAACACGAAGATGAATGACATCATGAAGTGGCTGGAGGACCATAAGAATGACTCTGTAGAACTGGAGGGAATTGATGTCCCCTTGGAGTCTGGCATCCTGGCCAAATTCTTGCAGCAACTCTCAGTG GCTCTGGGAAACATGCAGAGGCTCTCAGAAGACATCAACAAACTCAACCAGAACAAAGAACCAATCAGAGACGCCCAGATTACAACCATATATCGCAGCATGATCCGTATCGTGTCAACATTTGAGTCTCTCGCTCAGttcaaagaagaaaaacaaagcaaaatagCTGCATTggcatcacttcctgtcagcATGAAGGAAGCAGAGGAGTGGAAGCATGAGCTGGGTTCTGAGGATGTTCCGACTCTTCATCTCTTACATCTGTCTAAGTTTagatatacataa
- the LOC113648923 gene encoding uncharacterized protein LOC113648923, translating to MAEFGEIIEGVEEAIEGAEEGIEELPEEAQEELRSEIAETRTVIEELSTSQSKLQEFLSTLKDCVSTVVKFTAKNIAIGAILWGVNVALNKLLPHGQSETHKRMSNVIKALSDVISTEIKINEKALDWMKIHKDDTISLEGIELPMEAILSKYLTPIEQATEDAENIAKSLQETVDGKIQFKCPTAYDMKKFMDVTVVFIKAFSNLLTFIKEKEEKVEALKSFPVKEGDLDDLTAKLYVAMALPLWD from the exons ATGGCTGAATTTGGAGAGATCATTGAGGGAGTTGAAGAAGCGATAGAAGGAGCAGAGGAAGGTATTGAGGAACTACCTGAAGAAGCACAAGAAGAACTAAGAAGTGAAATAGCTGAAACCCGCACTGTGATCGAAGAGCTTTCTACAAGCCAGAGTAAGCTCCAAGAGTTCCTTTCAACCCTCAAAGATTGTGTTTCTACAGTGGTCAAGTTCACTGCCAAAAATATAGCGATTGGTGCCATCCTGTGGGGGGTAAATGTCGCTTTAAACAAGCTTCTTCCACACGGTCAATCAGAAACCCACAAGCGCATGAGTAATGTAATAAAGGCCTTGAGTGATGTGATCAGTACTGAAATCAAGATAAACGAGAAGGCACTGGACTGGATGAAGATCCACAAGGATGACACCATCTCTCTGGAAGGAATTGAACTGCCAATGGAAGCCATTCTCTCTAAATACCTCACACCTATAGAACAG gCCACTGAAGATGCCGAAAACATCGCTAAGTCCCTTCAAGAAACTGTTGATGGGAAAATTCAGTTTAAATGTCCAACAGCATACGACATGAAAAAATTTATGGACGTTACTGTAGTGTTCATCAAGGCCTTCAGTAATCTCCTCACCTTCATtaaggagaaagaagagaaggttGAAGCACTGAAGAGCTTCCCAGTAAAAGAGGGAGATCTTGATGATCTAACAGCAAAGCTCTATGTGGCCATGGCTTTACCACTGTGGGATTAA
- the LOC113648653 gene encoding type 1 phosphatidylinositol 4,5-bisphosphate 4-phosphatase-like, with the protein MTEKAEESPLLSAETSEAELYTSVTSEHVPSAPPYQAEAPPPYWAVPVVGSASLCCGVCGAQIALNSNSSQYIVKCGVCQEATPLRSPPVGKRFVRCPCHCLLICKISSKRVACPRPQCKRVMELTDPSSAVVQCYGTRAICGHCRQTFLAPRSGGKQRVRCPHCREVSFIGQHYPMKRCIYSSLLAVFFAVIAGGLIAATVDEARDYNAIYAIWTFLLMLCVSCVCVAVYWARVKVSTPQQS; encoded by the exons ATGACGGAGAAAGCAGAAGAATCTCCTCTGCTGAGTGCAGAGACGAGTGAAGCCGAACTTTACACGTCCGTCACGTCAGAAC ATGTCCCGTCTGCTCCACCATATCAGGCAGAGGCTCCTCCTCCATACTGGGCGGTGCCCGTTGTTGGCTCCGCCTCcctgtgctgtggtgtgtgtggagctcaGATTGCACTGAACTCTAACAGCAGCCAGTATATAGTGAAGTGTGGAGTTTGTCAGGAGGCCACG cccttgAGGAGTCCCCCTGTAGGAAAGCGGTTTGTTCGCTGTCCATGTCATTGTCTACTGATCTGTAAAATCTCCTCCAAGCGAGTGGCGTGTCCTCGTCCTCAGTG TAAGAGAGTGATGGAGCTGACGGATCCGAGCAGTGCTGTGGTGCAGTGTTATGGGACACGAGCCATCTGTGGCCACTGCAGACAAACCTTTCTG GCCCCTCGATCAGGAGGAAAGCAGCGTGTTCGATGTCCTCACTGCCGTGAAGT GAGCTTTATTGGACAGCACTATCCCATGAAGCGCTGCATTTACTCCTCACTGTTGGCCGTCTTCTTCGCCGTCATCGCTGGAGGACTAATC GCTGCCACAGTGGATGAGGCGAGGGATTACAACGCCATCTACGCTATCTGGACTTTTTTGctgatgttgtgtgtgagttgtgtgtgtgtggcagtgtaTTGGGCTCGGGTTAAAGTCAGTACTCCTCAGCAGAGTTAA